A genomic stretch from Longimicrobium terrae includes:
- a CDS encoding ABC transporter ATP-binding protein: protein MSLISVRDLTHTYPGGVTALNGLSLELEPGIIGFVGANGAGKSTLIKTLLGLLHPTRGDVRVFDMDTRTRGIEIRQLVGYMPEHDCLPPDMTATDFVSHMGRLSGLPKAAARERTAEMLRHVGLYEERYRLIGGYSTGMKQRVKLAQSLVHDPRLLLLDEPTNGLDPAGRDEMLELIRRTGREFGIAVMVSSHLLGEIERVCEYLVAIDGGHLKSAAPLHSFTGSQHLLAVEVDEGTEALLAYLARAGVEARTEGALVLLPLADDRPYDAVRDGAAELGLSLVRMERRRHSLQELFRPASPTPTAQEAHAARA from the coding sequence ATGTCCCTGATTTCGGTACGCGACCTCACGCACACCTACCCGGGCGGCGTGACCGCGCTGAACGGCCTTTCGCTGGAGCTGGAGCCCGGAATCATCGGGTTCGTGGGCGCCAACGGGGCCGGCAAGAGCACCCTGATCAAGACTCTGCTGGGCCTGCTGCACCCCACGCGCGGCGACGTGCGCGTGTTCGACATGGACACCCGCACGCGGGGGATTGAAATCCGCCAGCTGGTGGGCTACATGCCCGAGCACGACTGCCTTCCGCCGGACATGACGGCCACGGACTTCGTGTCGCACATGGGCCGGCTGAGCGGGCTGCCCAAGGCCGCCGCGCGCGAGCGCACCGCCGAGATGCTGCGCCACGTGGGGCTGTACGAAGAGCGCTACCGGCTCATCGGCGGCTACAGCACGGGGATGAAGCAGCGCGTGAAGCTGGCCCAGTCGCTGGTCCACGATCCGCGCCTGCTGCTGCTGGACGAGCCCACCAACGGCCTGGACCCCGCCGGCCGCGACGAGATGCTGGAGCTCATCCGCCGCACCGGCAGGGAGTTCGGCATCGCGGTGATGGTGAGCTCGCACCTGCTGGGGGAGATCGAGCGCGTCTGCGAATACCTGGTGGCCATCGACGGCGGCCATCTGAAGAGCGCCGCCCCGCTGCACTCCTTTACCGGCTCGCAGCACCTGCTGGCGGTGGAGGTGGACGAGGGGACGGAGGCGCTGCTGGCGTACCTGGCCCGCGCCGGCGTGGAAGCCCGCACCGAGGGCGCGCTCGTTCTGCTGCCGTTGGCCGACGACCGCCCGTACGACGCCGTCCGCGACGGCGCGGCCGAGCTGGGACTGTCGCTGGTGCGCATGGAGCGCCGCCGCCACAGCCTTCAGGAGCTGTTCCGCCCCGCATCGCCCACCCCCACCGCACAGGAGGCGCATGCCGCTCGCGCCTGA
- a CDS encoding apolipoprotein A1/A4/E family protein has product MDQNPYGSGSTGGTGGTGGPAGGSGEPIGHSSGITGGSGGTVNPISGSEAAAELGGHAIPAGRTDGGPGMGSGNASGSAETGSAGSAGYGGSTGSTGSAGSAGSTGSTGGGHDPFGEINAKLESLFGDLRPKIKQAFQELETRVDGAVEQFKPTIQDARDRARPRVDEFIADVQPRIDGLLTRIQGALDGLRREFDERAERTEARHASAAGGSGSPSPSSTSTTPGATGTTGAHNTPAASSGLSPDVGTAGTASTDPLAGSAFGSGAGSSGLGSTGGGSGLGSAGTGSAGTGSSGFGSTGSSGLGSTGAGSTGSSVPGASGTTWPKMTEDTKPADPPTEHGGGSRQGDPPGF; this is encoded by the coding sequence ATGGATCAGAACCCCTACGGCTCCGGCAGCACCGGTGGAACCGGCGGCACGGGCGGACCGGCCGGCGGCTCGGGCGAGCCCATCGGGCACAGCAGCGGCATCACGGGCGGCTCCGGCGGCACGGTGAACCCCATTTCCGGCTCGGAAGCGGCGGCGGAACTGGGCGGCCACGCCATCCCCGCCGGCCGCACCGACGGCGGCCCCGGCATGGGCTCCGGTAACGCGTCCGGTTCTGCGGAAACCGGCTCGGCGGGCTCTGCCGGGTACGGTGGATCGACCGGATCGACGGGCTCCGCTGGATCGGCGGGTTCGACCGGATCGACGGGTGGCGGGCACGATCCGTTCGGCGAGATCAACGCCAAGCTGGAGTCGCTGTTCGGCGATCTGCGGCCCAAGATCAAGCAGGCGTTCCAAGAGCTGGAGACGCGGGTGGATGGCGCGGTGGAGCAGTTCAAGCCGACCATTCAGGACGCGCGCGACCGGGCCCGTCCGCGGGTGGACGAGTTCATCGCCGACGTGCAGCCGCGCATCGACGGGCTGCTTACGCGCATTCAGGGCGCGCTGGACGGCCTGCGGCGCGAGTTCGACGAGCGGGCGGAGCGCACCGAGGCGCGCCACGCCAGCGCGGCCGGCGGTTCCGGCTCGCCGTCGCCGTCGTCCACCAGCACCACGCCGGGCGCCACGGGCACCACCGGCGCGCACAACACGCCGGCGGCCTCCAGCGGCCTGTCGCCGGACGTGGGCACGGCCGGCACCGCGTCCACCGATCCGCTCGCGGGCTCCGCGTTCGGCTCCGGCGCGGGCTCTTCGGGATTGGGATCCACGGGCGGCGGATCGGGCCTCGGCTCGGCCGGCACGGGCTCGGCGGGAACCGGCTCCTCGGGATTCGGATCGACGGGATCGTCCGGACTGGGATCCACGGGCGCGGGATCGACGGGGAGCAGCGTTCCCGGGGCCAGCGGCACCACGTGGCCCAAGATGACGGAAGACACCAAGCCGGCCGATCCGCCGACCGAGCACGGCGGCGGCTCGCGCCAGGGTGATCCTCCGGGCTTCTGA